One Arthrobacter sp. StoSoilB20 DNA segment encodes these proteins:
- a CDS encoding Pls/PosA family non-ribosomal peptide synthetase — protein MSTEHSLGAGHTPALTTYRPQLPGGAAAPAERTLIDILEETASSFPEASALDDGHKSLSYTELLKAVRAFAARLNAAGLGRGDKVGIRIPSGTNELYIAILGILMAGAAYVPVDADDPEERARLVFGEAKVGAIIAAGLDIELSGASREPVSEPSPPVLDDDSWIIFTSGSTGTPKGVAVKHRSSAAFVDAEARIFLQAEPIGPQDRVLAGLSVAFDASCEEMWLAWRHGACLVPAPRALVRTGMDLGPWLINHGITVVSTVPTLAALWPAEALENVRLLIFGGEACPPELAERLAVDGREVWNTYGPTEATVVACAAPLGGPGPVRIGLPLDGWDLAVVDPQGVPVAEGEVGELIIGGVGLARYLDPAKDAEKYAPMTTLGWDRAYRSGDLVRFEAEGLIFMGRADEQVKLGGRRIELGEVDAALQSLPGVAGAAAAVQTTAAGNQILVGYLAPVEGHELSMEEARRLLGESLPAALIPLLTVVDSLPTKTSGKVDRHALPWPLAGAGATEAGNAPLNLPDDARWVVEQWESVLGSPVSSLDADFFAYGGGSLAAAQLVSALRVRYPTITVADIYATPRVGALIDAARQSLPDGGVPGPAAERTVRPTALKSQIFQVLMGVPLHILVGMRWLTYLMAANRLLADLAGFAAAPVVSWWWIAASWLVFVSPLGRMAISVVAARVLLGRIQPGTYPRSGKTHLRLWLAEQIQDLSGAIGLASAPFVPYYARALGAKIGKDVHLHSLPPVTGLLSLGSGANIEPEVDLSGWWVDGDSVHIGQIHVGAGAVVGARSTLMPGATIGAGAHVDAGSAVLGKVKAGHLVAGSPAERRGKAKHEWPDTISRRAVVDRLWFSAFASASALLSLIPYISAFAGALVVLAFIRGHESLESAIPQIALAVPLAALVWFFGNLVLILIVARLLGLGLKEGYYRVRSRIGWQVWATERLLDMARDLLFPVYASLFTPLWLRLLGAKVGKNVEASTVLLVPKMTTIGDGAFLADDTMVASYELGGGWMKIAPAKIGKRSFLGNSGMTAAGRNVPKNSLVAVLSATPAKAKSGTSWLGSPPVRLRRTAVDADQTRTFRPALKLKIARALWELCRLIPVILTVAIAVSVMLVLDWIARGWGYWIAAVLGGVVMLAAGAVAALSSVLAKWVLVGTIRAGEHPLWSSFIWRNEVVDTFIEMVSAPWFARSAAGTPALVWWLRGLGAKIGRGTWCESYWLPEADLVTLGENSTVNRGCVVQTHLFHDRVMSLDTVTLGNGATMGPHGVILPAASIGDGGTVGPASLVMRGETVPAGTYWMGNPVSPWVGPSAQAPRLK, from the coding sequence GTGAGCACAGAACATTCCTTGGGGGCCGGGCATACCCCTGCCTTGACCACGTATCGCCCCCAGCTACCGGGAGGCGCTGCCGCCCCTGCCGAGCGCACCCTCATTGACATCCTGGAAGAAACCGCCTCGTCATTTCCCGAGGCCTCGGCGCTCGATGACGGCCACAAGTCCCTGAGCTACACCGAACTGCTCAAGGCAGTCCGGGCCTTTGCCGCCCGACTCAATGCAGCGGGCCTGGGGCGGGGCGACAAGGTCGGCATCCGGATTCCCTCCGGCACCAACGAGCTTTACATCGCCATCCTGGGAATTCTCATGGCTGGCGCCGCCTACGTTCCCGTGGACGCGGACGACCCCGAAGAGCGCGCCCGCCTGGTGTTTGGCGAAGCCAAGGTCGGTGCCATCATCGCTGCGGGCCTGGACATCGAACTTTCGGGCGCTTCACGAGAGCCCGTTTCCGAGCCGTCCCCTCCCGTTTTGGACGACGATTCCTGGATCATTTTCACTTCCGGTTCCACTGGAACGCCGAAGGGCGTTGCGGTAAAGCACCGCTCCTCAGCAGCGTTCGTGGACGCAGAAGCGCGCATCTTCCTCCAGGCCGAACCCATCGGTCCGCAGGACCGGGTACTGGCTGGGCTCTCAGTCGCCTTTGATGCATCCTGCGAAGAAATGTGGCTTGCCTGGCGCCACGGCGCCTGCCTGGTACCGGCACCGCGTGCCTTGGTACGTACCGGCATGGACTTGGGGCCCTGGCTCATCAACCACGGCATTACCGTCGTTTCAACCGTGCCCACCCTCGCTGCGCTGTGGCCTGCCGAGGCGCTTGAAAACGTCCGTCTCCTCATCTTCGGCGGCGAAGCCTGCCCGCCCGAACTGGCCGAGCGCCTCGCCGTGGACGGCCGGGAGGTGTGGAATACGTACGGACCTACCGAAGCAACGGTCGTTGCCTGCGCTGCCCCACTGGGCGGGCCCGGCCCCGTGCGGATCGGCCTGCCGCTGGATGGCTGGGACCTGGCCGTCGTCGATCCTCAAGGCGTCCCGGTGGCAGAAGGTGAGGTCGGCGAACTGATCATCGGGGGTGTGGGACTGGCCCGCTACCTCGATCCCGCCAAGGACGCCGAGAAGTACGCGCCCATGACGACGCTGGGATGGGACCGGGCCTACCGTTCCGGTGACCTGGTGCGCTTCGAGGCCGAGGGCTTGATCTTCATGGGCAGGGCCGACGAACAGGTCAAGCTGGGTGGGCGCCGGATCGAACTGGGCGAAGTGGATGCGGCTCTTCAGTCATTGCCCGGCGTGGCCGGGGCCGCGGCAGCAGTGCAGACAACGGCTGCCGGCAACCAGATCCTCGTCGGATATCTGGCCCCCGTTGAAGGCCATGAATTGTCCATGGAGGAAGCACGCCGACTTCTGGGCGAAAGCCTTCCGGCCGCCTTGATCCCCCTGCTGACCGTCGTGGATTCGCTCCCCACCAAGACCAGCGGCAAAGTGGACCGCCATGCACTCCCCTGGCCGCTGGCCGGAGCCGGTGCCACCGAGGCAGGCAACGCCCCGCTGAATCTTCCCGATGACGCCCGCTGGGTGGTGGAGCAGTGGGAGTCTGTACTTGGCAGTCCCGTCAGTTCGCTCGACGCCGACTTCTTCGCCTACGGCGGTGGGTCCTTGGCTGCGGCGCAACTCGTTTCCGCCCTTCGCGTCCGCTACCCCACCATCACCGTGGCGGACATTTACGCCACGCCCCGCGTCGGCGCGTTGATCGACGCCGCCCGGCAGTCGCTTCCCGACGGCGGCGTCCCGGGCCCAGCTGCGGAACGCACCGTGCGTCCCACGGCGCTGAAGTCGCAGATCTTCCAGGTGCTGATGGGCGTGCCCCTGCACATCCTGGTGGGCATGCGTTGGCTCACCTACCTCATGGCCGCCAACAGGCTTCTCGCGGACCTCGCCGGCTTTGCCGCCGCGCCCGTGGTGTCGTGGTGGTGGATCGCAGCGTCTTGGCTGGTTTTCGTCAGCCCCTTGGGCCGGATGGCGATCTCTGTGGTTGCAGCCAGGGTTCTGCTTGGCAGGATCCAGCCCGGCACCTACCCTCGATCCGGCAAAACCCACCTGCGGCTGTGGCTCGCCGAACAAATCCAAGACCTCTCGGGTGCCATCGGTCTGGCCAGCGCCCCGTTCGTCCCCTATTACGCACGGGCCCTCGGAGCCAAGATCGGCAAGGACGTCCACCTGCATTCGCTGCCGCCTGTCACCGGCCTCCTGTCCTTGGGCAGCGGAGCCAACATCGAGCCCGAAGTGGATCTTTCGGGCTGGTGGGTTGACGGTGACTCCGTCCACATCGGCCAGATCCATGTGGGAGCCGGTGCGGTAGTGGGCGCACGAAGCACCCTGATGCCAGGGGCCACCATTGGCGCAGGCGCCCATGTCGATGCCGGATCAGCCGTGTTGGGCAAGGTGAAGGCCGGACATCTTGTTGCCGGCTCCCCTGCAGAACGCCGCGGTAAGGCGAAGCACGAATGGCCGGACACCATCAGCCGGCGGGCTGTGGTTGATCGGCTCTGGTTCTCCGCTTTTGCCAGCGCGTCGGCACTGCTGTCTCTTATCCCCTACATCTCTGCTTTCGCCGGTGCCTTGGTGGTCCTGGCTTTTATCCGGGGCCACGAGTCATTGGAATCAGCGATTCCACAGATTGCCCTCGCCGTTCCCCTGGCGGCCTTGGTGTGGTTCTTCGGCAACCTTGTACTCATCTTGATTGTTGCCAGGCTTCTCGGTTTGGGTTTGAAGGAGGGGTACTACCGGGTGCGCAGCCGGATCGGTTGGCAGGTGTGGGCCACCGAGCGACTCCTGGACATGGCGCGAGACCTCCTCTTCCCCGTCTACGCGAGCCTCTTCACGCCTCTCTGGTTGCGGCTCCTCGGCGCCAAGGTAGGCAAGAACGTGGAAGCCTCCACCGTCCTGCTGGTTCCGAAAATGACCACCATCGGGGACGGAGCCTTCCTTGCCGATGACACCATGGTGGCCTCGTACGAACTTGGTGGCGGCTGGATGAAAATCGCGCCGGCCAAGATCGGCAAGCGTTCGTTCCTGGGCAACTCAGGCATGACCGCCGCGGGACGCAACGTGCCCAAGAACTCCCTCGTCGCGGTGCTGTCCGCCACGCCGGCCAAGGCAAAGTCCGGCACCTCGTGGCTTGGCAGTCCGCCCGTCAGGCTGCGCCGCACCGCCGTCGATGCTGACCAGACCCGCACGTTCCGCCCGGCACTGAAACTGAAGATCGCCAGGGCGTTGTGGGAACTGTGCCGCCTGATACCGGTCATCCTCACTGTGGCAATCGCCGTCAGCGTGATGCTGGTGTTGGACTGGATCGCACGAGGATGGGGTTACTGGATCGCCGCAGTCCTGGGTGGCGTGGTAATGCTCGCAGCAGGAGCCGTGGCAGCGCTCAGCTCCGTCCTCGCCAAGTGGGTTCTGGTGGGAACCATCCGTGCAGGCGAACACCCCCTGTGGAGCTCGTTTATCTGGCGTAACGAGGTGGTGGACACCTTCATCGAAATGGTGAGCGCGCCGTGGTTTGCCCGCTCAGCCGCCGGAACTCCGGCCTTGGTGTGGTGGCTTCGCGGCCTCGGGGCCAAGATCGGCCGCGGAACCTGGTGCGAGAGCTACTGGCTGCCCGAAGCTGACCTCGTGACCCTGGGAGAGAACTCCACCGTCAACCGTGGTTGTGTTGTCCAGACGCACCTGTTCCACGACCGCGTGATGAGCCTGGATACCGTGACCCTCGGTAACGGAGCCACCATGGGTCCGCACGGCGTCATCCTCCCCGCTGCCAGTATTGGCGACGGCGGAACTGTTGGTCCGGCGTCGTTGGTAATGCGCGGTGAGACAGTCCCTGCCGGAACGTATTGGATGGGCAACCCGGTGAGCCCGTGGGTGGGTCCGTCAGCACAAGCGCCGCGCCTGAAGTAG